A single window of Granulicella sibirica DNA harbors:
- a CDS encoding YdcF family protein, protein MKLSYLLSLILIVPGAPAFAVDRPSLPPTAQRPFVREAVLVERDFPLLAAMLGSAPMRSVLLQDAVLKAETAKRWDEVAEVNRTCQKDAVCRSKALRFTPEQVDEVSAELRSLYEANAAVKAFVREKLQPAAVFSLDPSQPDEARLVDSWVATAKGLNLMIGTYCDGVPPRYAAIDSMTLQAGSPGLASLTGLILDGLDYEETASGASRSKEQTLFFEPTMRFAIRIMEANERDEAGRLWPIEKTENAAAVKAVRSVKWAKYPHSVIVVLGAGGETPNVPLSPRGKERVRGAVEAYRKGSAPFVLVSGGYVHPLQTPFSEALEMKRYLMEVYGLPASAILVDPYARHTTTNLRNAVREIYAYHIPVKKPILIVSDEAHINSVASEAFATRNEKELGYQPVVIGARVTPSSIEGIPSERSLYRDTTDPLDP, encoded by the coding sequence TTGAAGCTGTCTTACCTTTTGTCACTGATTCTTATCGTCCCTGGCGCGCCAGCATTCGCCGTGGATAGGCCGTCACTCCCTCCGACTGCTCAACGGCCTTTCGTGCGGGAGGCGGTTCTTGTGGAGCGGGACTTCCCCCTGCTTGCGGCGATGCTCGGTAGCGCTCCGATGCGGTCAGTGCTGCTGCAGGACGCGGTGCTGAAGGCGGAGACGGCTAAGCGGTGGGACGAGGTCGCAGAGGTGAATCGCACGTGCCAGAAGGATGCCGTATGCCGGTCGAAGGCGCTGCGGTTTACGCCGGAGCAGGTCGATGAGGTCTCGGCGGAGTTGAGGAGCCTCTACGAGGCGAATGCTGCGGTGAAGGCGTTTGTGCGGGAGAAACTGCAGCCGGCGGCTGTCTTCAGCCTGGACCCTTCGCAGCCCGATGAGGCTCGGCTGGTCGATAGCTGGGTGGCGACGGCGAAGGGGTTGAACCTGATGATCGGGACCTACTGCGATGGCGTGCCGCCGCGCTATGCCGCGATCGATTCCATGACGCTGCAGGCTGGGTCGCCGGGGCTTGCGTCGTTGACGGGGCTGATTCTCGACGGGCTCGATTATGAGGAGACTGCTTCCGGGGCATCACGATCCAAGGAACAGACGCTGTTCTTCGAACCGACGATGCGCTTCGCGATTCGGATCATGGAGGCCAATGAGCGGGATGAGGCGGGACGGCTGTGGCCTATTGAGAAGACCGAGAATGCGGCGGCGGTGAAGGCGGTTCGTTCTGTGAAGTGGGCTAAGTATCCGCACTCGGTGATCGTGGTGCTTGGCGCGGGCGGCGAGACGCCGAATGTGCCGTTATCGCCGCGCGGCAAGGAGCGGGTGCGTGGGGCGGTCGAGGCGTATCGCAAGGGGAGCGCGCCGTTTGTGCTTGTGTCGGGCGGGTATGTTCATCCGTTGCAGACGCCGTTCTCCGAGGCGCTCGAGATGAAGCGGTACCTGATGGAGGTGTACGGGCTCCCGGCGTCGGCGATCCTCGTCGACCCGTATGCGCGGCATACGACGACGAACCTGCGCAATGCGGTGCGGGAGATCTATGCGTATCACATACCGGTGAAGAAGCCGATCCTGATCGTCTCGGACGAGGCACACATTAACTCGGTCGCGAGCGAGGCTTTTGCAACGCGGAACGAGAAGGAGTTGGGGTATCAGCCGGTGGTGATCGGGGCGAGGGTGACGCCCTCGAGCATCGAAGGGATCCCTTCGGAGCGGTCGCTGTACCGAGACACTACGGATCCTCTCGACCCTTAG
- a CDS encoding septal ring lytic transglycosylase RlpA family protein produces MIQYLKMDLIAACVAVASLFAFPTAPLVPVPSVTRSAIDVPAQASVSATNGAPANVVTGGRKKWHPLRAMANLGIASWYGSVLNGHRTASGEIFDKDKMTACHRTLPFGTMVRVVDVNSGKSVVVKINDRGVLDPDRVIDLSSAAARNLGILRAGVAKVRLEILGMAERTPKAQPTEEARKQSDPSVVTPL; encoded by the coding sequence TTGATTCAATACCTGAAGATGGACCTGATCGCGGCGTGCGTGGCGGTGGCGAGCCTGTTTGCATTTCCAACAGCTCCCCTCGTACCGGTACCTTCGGTAACACGTTCGGCAATCGATGTACCCGCCCAGGCGAGTGTCAGTGCGACAAATGGAGCACCAGCAAATGTAGTAACGGGCGGCAGGAAGAAATGGCATCCCCTGCGCGCCATGGCAAACCTTGGTATCGCCTCGTGGTACGGCTCGGTCCTCAATGGACACCGCACCGCAAGCGGCGAGATCTTCGATAAGGACAAGATGACCGCATGCCATCGCACGCTCCCCTTCGGGACCATGGTGCGCGTCGTCGATGTCAACAGCGGCAAGTCCGTTGTGGTGAAGATCAACGATCGTGGCGTCCTCGATCCGGATCGCGTCATCGATCTGTCCTCGGCAGCAGCCCGGAACCTCGGCATCCTTCGCGCAGGCGTTGCGAAGGTGCGGCTCGAGATCCTCGGCATGGCCGAAAGGACACCCAAGGCTCAACCCACCGAAGAAGCGCGGAAGCAGAGCGATCCTTCGGTCGTAACGCCTCTCTAA
- a CDS encoding MBOAT family O-acyltransferase codes for MLLSTPAFFVFFLLVWLLYWAAATQRAARVTFVLAANLFFLAKFGLLYLALPAAASIDFLVGRGLAREGESKGRRWALLSVSLALNVGLLLATKLIPVAVGDRYAWLLTLSLSFYCFQSLTYTVDLFRREEEAEAAPSYLAYLGGALFFPVMIAGPILRLHDFLKQLWRPASLTPELAGRALLLIGIGLVKKLLIADYLSENLVTRVFDTPTLYSGLEVLAAIYGYALQLFFDFSGYTDIALGVGLMLGLKLPENFNRPYLAVNLMDFWRRWHISFSTWLRDYIQERLPQRRRTHPLASYCYSVMVTFLLGGLWHGIAWTFLTWGALHGVALAAVRVWKNRRKGIKPTTAGTVLATFVTFHFVCFTWIFFHASSMANAWEVLGRLASLHTAQSWSHDNLTPAILGVLVLAAALHCLPIKLLDDSAKLLGRMPFWVQGAALAGLVLLIQTLSGRGLATFIYGNF; via the coding sequence ATGCTGTTGAGCACTCCCGCCTTCTTTGTTTTCTTCCTCCTCGTATGGCTTCTGTACTGGGCTGCCGCGACCCAGCGCGCCGCACGGGTGACTTTCGTACTCGCGGCAAATCTGTTCTTCCTGGCCAAGTTCGGACTGCTGTACCTGGCGCTTCCGGCCGCGGCTTCGATCGATTTCCTGGTTGGGCGCGGGCTTGCGCGGGAGGGTGAAAGCAAGGGCCGCAGGTGGGCTTTGCTGTCGGTGTCGCTCGCGCTGAATGTTGGGCTGCTGCTGGCGACGAAGCTGATCCCGGTGGCTGTTGGGGATCGCTATGCGTGGCTTCTGACGCTGTCGCTTTCGTTCTATTGCTTTCAGTCGCTTACCTACACGGTCGATCTCTTCCGGCGTGAAGAAGAGGCCGAGGCTGCGCCGAGCTACCTTGCGTATCTAGGAGGGGCGCTGTTCTTTCCCGTAATGATCGCGGGGCCGATCCTGCGGCTGCATGACTTTCTGAAGCAGCTTTGGCGTCCGGCTTCGTTGACACCGGAGCTTGCTGGGCGGGCGCTTCTGCTGATCGGGATCGGGCTGGTGAAGAAGCTTCTGATCGCCGACTATCTTTCGGAGAATCTCGTCACCCGGGTCTTCGATACTCCGACCCTCTACAGCGGCCTGGAGGTGCTGGCGGCGATCTATGGGTACGCGCTGCAGCTCTTCTTCGATTTTTCGGGATATACGGACATCGCGCTTGGCGTGGGGCTGATGCTTGGGTTGAAGCTGCCGGAGAACTTCAACCGGCCTTACCTGGCCGTGAACCTAATGGACTTCTGGCGGCGGTGGCACATCAGCTTTTCAACTTGGCTCCGGGACTATATCCAGGAGCGTCTGCCCCAGAGGCGGAGGACGCATCCGCTGGCTTCCTACTGCTATTCGGTGATGGTGACGTTTCTGCTCGGTGGGCTGTGGCATGGGATCGCTTGGACGTTTTTGACGTGGGGTGCGCTGCATGGGGTCGCGCTTGCCGCGGTGCGGGTTTGGAAGAACAGGCGGAAAGGCATCAAGCCGACGACGGCCGGGACGGTGCTGGCGACGTTCGTGACGTTTCACTTCGTCTGCTTCACGTGGATCTTCTTTCACGCGTCGTCGATGGCGAATGCGTGGGAAGTGCTTGGGCGGCTGGCTTCGTTGCATACGGCCCAGAGCTGGAGCCATGACAACCTGACACCCGCGATCCTTGGCGTGCTTGTGCTTGCGGCGGCGCTGCACTGCCTGCCGATCAAGCTGCTCGACGACAGCGCGAAGCTACTCGGACGGATGCCGTTCTGGGTTCAGGGCGCGGCGCTGGCGGGGCTTGTGCTGCTGATCCAGACACTCTCCGGGCGGGGCTTGGCGACCTTCATCTACGGGAATTTCTAG
- a CDS encoding GDSL-type esterase/lipase family protein: MAHEQIFPIKTALALVTCVAALAVYRHFDHGKGLSPAIFGEAAHVTLIRHDPSLTPAKASTAIPLNGVQKAQAGPVAAPHVDSPCPEAAGGKPRAPISPYLIDDCGDLDPFFAALHGLELPAVAGAADVVTVLHYGDSPTTADLITGDVRSMLQERFGDAGYGFLLTAKPWAWYQHRGIEITDTGWKTSTAVGKGREEVYGIGGASFEGDTDASSKVSLKGGGQATMEVAYLERQDGGTVQVSADDASVDSFSTAHDGARPAWRAVRLPAGAKAVEIKPASRSVRLFGETFRTGRRGILYDSLGLNGASTTVLSNGFNAGAWAAELQHEGPRLVIINYGTNESGFDAFVDKQYEPVLRAAITRVRAALPGVPILVMSPMDRGKRTGVDQIETFDTIPKIIAIQKKVAAEQKCAFFDTFDAMGGDGTMSRWYTGHPRLVAGDLIHPTPQGAALVAQLFVKDLLLGYDRYMHRQTNTDLVVPPAPNQPGKMGIPKGVAPAAPGLTSSPAPVAKPKPSAAGEPVATPKQAEPATPQPASTDTPHA, translated from the coding sequence ATGGCGCATGAGCAGATCTTCCCGATCAAGACGGCGCTTGCGCTGGTGACATGTGTGGCTGCGCTGGCGGTTTATCGGCACTTCGACCATGGCAAGGGGCTGAGCCCGGCGATCTTCGGCGAGGCGGCGCATGTGACGCTGATCCGGCATGATCCCTCGCTGACTCCGGCGAAGGCTTCGACGGCAATACCGTTGAACGGCGTTCAGAAGGCGCAGGCTGGACCGGTAGCAGCGCCTCATGTGGACTCTCCCTGTCCGGAGGCTGCGGGTGGCAAGCCGCGAGCGCCGATCTCGCCTTACCTGATCGATGATTGTGGGGACCTTGATCCGTTCTTCGCCGCGCTGCATGGGCTTGAGCTTCCGGCGGTGGCGGGTGCGGCGGATGTGGTGACGGTGCTGCATTATGGCGACTCGCCGACGACGGCTGACCTGATCACGGGGGATGTCCGGTCGATGCTGCAGGAGAGGTTCGGCGACGCAGGGTATGGGTTTCTACTGACCGCGAAGCCGTGGGCCTGGTATCAGCATCGGGGAATCGAGATTACGGATACGGGGTGGAAGACGTCGACGGCGGTGGGTAAGGGGCGCGAGGAGGTCTACGGGATAGGTGGGGCTAGCTTTGAAGGCGATACGGATGCCTCGAGCAAGGTGAGCCTGAAGGGTGGGGGGCAGGCGACGATGGAGGTCGCGTACCTCGAGAGGCAAGATGGCGGGACGGTCCAGGTTTCGGCGGACGATGCTTCTGTTGACTCGTTCTCGACGGCCCACGATGGGGCGAGGCCGGCCTGGCGGGCGGTGCGTTTGCCTGCAGGAGCGAAGGCGGTTGAGATCAAGCCGGCGAGTAGGTCGGTGCGGCTGTTTGGCGAGACGTTTCGCACGGGGCGGCGGGGGATTCTGTATGACTCGCTTGGGCTGAACGGAGCGTCGACCACGGTGCTGTCGAATGGCTTCAACGCAGGCGCGTGGGCGGCGGAGTTGCAGCATGAGGGGCCTCGGCTGGTCATTATCAACTACGGGACGAACGAGAGCGGCTTCGATGCGTTCGTCGACAAGCAGTATGAGCCGGTGCTGCGGGCAGCGATCACGCGGGTGCGGGCGGCGCTGCCGGGAGTGCCGATCCTGGTGATGAGCCCGATGGATCGGGGCAAGCGGACGGGGGTCGACCAGATCGAGACGTTCGATACGATTCCGAAGATCATCGCGATCCAGAAGAAGGTGGCGGCCGAGCAGAAGTGCGCCTTTTTCGATACCTTTGATGCCATGGGCGGAGACGGCACGATGTCCCGCTGGTACACGGGGCACCCCAGGCTTGTGGCCGGCGACCTGATCCATCCGACGCCGCAGGGAGCCGCTTTGGTGGCGCAGCTTTTCGTGAAGGACCTGCTGCTCGGCTACGACCGGTACATGCACCGGCAGACCAATACGGACCTGGTAGTCCCGCCGGCTCCCAACCAACCCGGCAAAATGGGCATCCCAAAGGGAGTAGCCCCGGCCGCTCCGGGATTGACGTCTTCCCCGGCTCCTGTTGCGAAGCCAAAACCATCCGCCGCTGGCGAGCCCGTCGCGACGCCCAAGCAAGCAGAACCAGCGACACCGCAGCCTGCAAGTACGGATACACCGCACGCATGA
- a CDS encoding GDSL-type esterase/lipase family protein, producing MTTPPPQLDRNRVFRDRSAPMIRTLLLVALFCFSCLAFAVVAKKAHKAITGARPKTVAHSKGRSVARGQRSNAPDISPERGTAAAEAAQATLAETPSAPFLYPHALDPFFRAVAAQQTQASGPNALNTIPALASTVRVLQFGDSHTAADIFTGEMRAQLQGRFGNGGLGFQFPGHPFAGYRLAGSSRSQSSGWFTEGNKFTHLGDGDLGLGGISITANRPGESVTLSTTCSTMQVQYLRQAEGGHLRFTDNGTFISDIDTSVSQSADAAVGQAGGTSAGTMTYACTPGVHAFELTTLDRAPVRLLGLVTEQPGITYECLGINGAVAPLMLRWNQEIFADYLRERDPNLIVLAYGTNEAASGAGMNEEYVEQFNRLLENLHRIVPKAAVLVLGPYDRATRVGRGRRALWQTFRGTDRIIADQKEACRIHHCAFYDERQRMGGPGAMIRWVSAGLAQPDRTHLTGTGYRALAEAFYRDVLGAYKAYQKTAGDAGTVSRVYSFPADNHIDNSKKEIHHG from the coding sequence ATGACGACGCCTCCCCCTCAGCTCGATCGGAACCGGGTGTTTCGCGACCGATCCGCACCGATGATTCGGACGCTTCTGCTTGTGGCTCTTTTCTGTTTTAGCTGCCTCGCGTTCGCGGTGGTGGCCAAGAAGGCTCATAAGGCGATCACTGGGGCACGGCCGAAGACGGTGGCCCATTCCAAAGGAAGATCCGTTGCGCGAGGCCAGCGGAGCAATGCGCCGGATATTAGTCCGGAGCGTGGGACCGCGGCGGCGGAAGCGGCGCAGGCCACGCTGGCGGAGACGCCGTCCGCTCCTTTTCTGTATCCACACGCGCTCGATCCGTTCTTTCGCGCGGTCGCGGCGCAGCAGACACAGGCCTCGGGGCCAAATGCACTGAATACCATTCCTGCACTTGCCTCGACGGTTCGCGTGCTGCAGTTTGGCGACTCGCATACGGCGGCCGACATCTTTACGGGAGAGATGCGGGCGCAGCTTCAGGGACGGTTCGGGAACGGCGGGCTGGGATTCCAGTTCCCCGGGCATCCGTTCGCGGGATATCGGCTCGCAGGGTCTTCGAGGTCGCAAAGCTCGGGATGGTTTACCGAGGGCAATAAGTTCACGCATCTCGGCGATGGAGATCTTGGTCTCGGCGGCATCAGCATCACGGCGAATCGGCCGGGTGAATCCGTCACGCTATCGACGACGTGCTCGACGATGCAGGTGCAGTACCTGCGGCAGGCAGAGGGCGGGCATCTTCGCTTCACCGACAACGGCACATTCATCTCCGACATCGATACGAGCGTCAGCCAGTCCGCTGACGCAGCCGTTGGACAGGCGGGCGGAACATCAGCGGGAACGATGACCTACGCCTGCACCCCCGGTGTCCATGCATTTGAACTCACCACGCTCGATCGCGCGCCGGTTCGGCTGCTTGGGCTGGTGACGGAGCAACCGGGCATCACCTACGAGTGCCTCGGGATCAATGGCGCGGTCGCTCCGTTGATGCTGCGGTGGAACCAGGAGATCTTCGCCGACTACCTGCGCGAGCGTGATCCGAATCTTATTGTTCTTGCGTACGGGACCAACGAGGCCGCGAGCGGCGCGGGGATGAACGAGGAGTATGTCGAGCAGTTCAACCGGCTGCTCGAGAACCTGCACCGCATTGTGCCGAAGGCGGCGGTGCTTGTGCTTGGTCCGTATGACCGGGCGACGCGCGTTGGCCGCGGACGCCGGGCCTTGTGGCAGACCTTCCGCGGAACGGATCGAATCATCGCCGACCAGAAGGAGGCTTGCCGTATCCACCACTGCGCCTTCTACGACGAACGCCAACGCATGGGCGGACCGGGTGCGATGATCCGCTGGGTCTCGGCGGGGCTCGCGCAGCCTGACCGAACGCACCTGACAGGGACAGGTTATCGCGCGCTCGCCGAAGCGTTCTATCGCGACGTGCTCGGCGCTTACAAGGCTTACCAGAAGACGGCCGGGGATGCGGGTACCGTGTCTCGCGTTTACTCCTTTCCGGCTGACAACCACATCGACAACTCGAAGAAAGAGATTCACCATGGATAA
- a CDS encoding phosphopantetheine-binding protein — translation MDKKPGILKVLQAVAEKPITPAQDESLFTSGLLDSFALTDFVTGLEKEFQVSIPDSDFSARKFDTIAKVEQYLDTKAK, via the coding sequence ATGGATAAGAAACCAGGCATCCTCAAGGTCCTCCAGGCTGTTGCCGAAAAGCCCATTACACCCGCGCAGGACGAGAGCCTTTTCACTTCCGGCCTGCTCGATTCATTTGCCCTTACCGACTTCGTCACGGGCCTCGAGAAGGAGTTCCAGGTTTCGATTCCCGACTCCGACTTCTCCGCGCGAAAGTTCGACACGATCGCCAAGGTCGAGCAGTATCTCGACACGAAGGCCAAATAG
- a CDS encoding 3-oxoacyl-ACP synthase III family protein, with product MPERIVTNDELAPRLSVEPDWIFSQSGIRERRYAAPTDTVASLGQAAALDCLARAKVAPDDLGLILVASGSPDRFCPGPASTIASLLSPALTPALDVPVASAGSLAGLALASRLTATMGNILVIGSEIMSRRIDSSPEGRNTAILFGDGAGAALVSPNEGFARIVDSCLHTDGNSAEALAVHHDRVHMEGAVIIRHATRRMPQAMVELLERNGLPAEAIGTFLLHQANLNLITRIAQTMKAPLERFFANIDRYGNTSSASMLIAAAEWREANPAPLTAPLMFSAFGVGLNWGAVLAVPA from the coding sequence TTGCCCGAACGCATCGTCACGAACGACGAACTCGCGCCACGTCTATCGGTTGAGCCGGATTGGATCTTTTCGCAGTCGGGCATCCGTGAACGCCGCTACGCCGCGCCGACCGACACGGTCGCCTCGCTTGGACAGGCGGCCGCGCTCGACTGCCTTGCGAGGGCTAAGGTCGCGCCGGATGACCTCGGGCTGATCCTCGTGGCGAGTGGTTCACCGGACCGCTTCTGCCCGGGTCCGGCAAGCACCATCGCTTCCCTGCTGAGTCCGGCGCTAACCCCGGCGCTCGACGTTCCGGTGGCGAGCGCGGGATCGCTGGCTGGGCTTGCTCTTGCGTCGCGGCTGACGGCTACGATGGGGAACATCCTTGTGATCGGCTCGGAGATTATGTCACGGCGCATCGACTCGAGCCCGGAAGGACGGAACACCGCGATCCTCTTCGGCGACGGCGCGGGCGCGGCGCTTGTCTCGCCGAACGAGGGCTTCGCCCGTATTGTCGACTCGTGCCTGCATACGGACGGCAACTCCGCCGAGGCGCTCGCGGTGCATCATGACCGCGTCCACATGGAGGGAGCAGTCATCATCCGGCACGCGACACGGCGGATGCCGCAGGCGATGGTGGAGTTGCTGGAACGCAATGGCCTGCCTGCGGAGGCGATTGGCACGTTCCTGCTGCACCAGGCGAACCTCAACCTCATCACACGGATCGCGCAGACGATGAAGGCTCCGCTGGAGCGGTTTTTCGCGAATATCGATCGCTACGGCAATACGAGTTCCGCCTCGATGCTCATCGCGGCAGCCGAGTGGCGCGAGGCGAACCCGGCCCCGCTCACCGCGCCGTTGATGTTCTCCGCGTTCGGCGTCGGTTTGAACTGGGGCGCGGTCCTGGCGGTCCCTGCCTGA
- a CDS encoding M15 family metallopeptidase produces the protein MSNFFLDVIQPDPRFHSTTRIADMSLLEPVTRAAVLALINDAQTHGIALMPFETYRSQERQQMLFDQGASTLKTVGVHHYGLACDLVKNIGGEPSWKGDFSLLGVLGKIHGLIWGGDWGAPGVHHSFVDADHVQRCSLRSQVGLFSGAFYPDDLYNPYA, from the coding sequence ATGTCCAATTTCTTTCTCGATGTCATTCAGCCTGACCCGCGGTTTCATTCGACGACACGGATCGCCGATATGAGTCTGCTCGAACCGGTCACACGGGCTGCGGTCCTGGCCCTCATCAACGATGCACAGACTCACGGTATCGCCCTCATGCCTTTTGAAACCTATCGCAGCCAGGAGAGACAGCAGATGCTCTTCGATCAGGGCGCCTCGACGCTCAAAACGGTCGGGGTGCATCACTACGGGCTGGCCTGCGATCTGGTGAAGAATATCGGCGGCGAACCGTCATGGAAGGGTGACTTCTCTCTTCTCGGCGTGCTCGGCAAGATCCACGGTCTCATCTGGGGAGGCGATTGGGGAGCTCCCGGAGTCCATCACTCGTTCGTCGATGCCGATCATGTGCAGCGGTGTTCCCTCCGCTCGCAGGTCGGCCTCTTCAGCGGCGCGTTCTATCCAGATGATCTCTACAATCCCTACGCCTGA
- a CDS encoding glycoside hydrolase family 88/105 protein yields MALHHRLVCATLLIATLTTLPVFAQTAAEKSALVGDSPADPGPKARLSGSTRPDEVRAAEKLVADWELGRMQGKYSQDWTIATLYAGFMAASKTLGDNRYADFDRQVGEHYSWTLGPRRIHADDQAIGQAYLELYKLHPDPNIIAPLKAQFDDIMTQPDDPKKEVWWWCDALFMAPPVWAKLSAATGDPKYDAYMDHEWKITDNLLWDKEEHLFYRDATYFQKREKGGQKIFWSRGNGWVMGGLVRVLDVLPPTDPNYSFYVERLKDMAAKVITLERPDGLWSPGLLDTPSYPLPEVSGSAFFVYALAWGINHHQLDARTYRPVVERAWKALVGNIYGDGRLGSIQPVGAAPGAFTAASSYAFGTGAFLMAGSEVVKLPQARSAK; encoded by the coding sequence ATGGCACTTCACCACCGGCTGGTCTGCGCTACGCTTCTGATTGCCACCCTCACCACCCTGCCCGTATTCGCCCAGACGGCGGCCGAAAAATCCGCGCTCGTTGGAGACTCTCCGGCCGATCCCGGTCCAAAAGCGAGGCTCTCGGGCTCGACGCGTCCGGACGAGGTCCGCGCTGCCGAGAAGCTGGTCGCGGACTGGGAACTCGGACGCATGCAGGGCAAGTACAGCCAGGACTGGACGATCGCGACGCTCTACGCCGGGTTCATGGCAGCCTCCAAGACGCTCGGCGACAACCGTTATGCCGATTTTGACCGCCAGGTGGGCGAGCACTATAGCTGGACACTTGGCCCGCGCCGCATTCATGCCGACGACCAGGCCATCGGACAGGCATACCTCGAGTTGTACAAGCTGCACCCCGATCCGAATATCATCGCGCCGCTGAAGGCACAGTTCGACGACATCATGACGCAGCCGGACGATCCGAAGAAAGAGGTCTGGTGGTGGTGCGATGCGCTCTTCATGGCTCCGCCGGTCTGGGCGAAGCTTTCGGCCGCCACGGGCGATCCGAAGTACGACGCTTACATGGATCACGAGTGGAAGATCACCGATAACCTGCTGTGGGATAAAGAGGAGCACCTCTTCTATCGCGATGCCACTTACTTCCAGAAGCGGGAGAAAGGCGGGCAGAAGATCTTCTGGTCGCGCGGCAACGGCTGGGTGATGGGTGGCCTCGTGCGCGTGCTCGACGTGCTGCCGCCGACGGACCCGAACTACAGCTTCTACGTCGAGCGGTTGAAGGATATGGCCGCGAAGGTGATCACTCTCGAGCGGCCGGACGGTTTATGGAGCCCGGGGCTTCTGGATACACCAAGCTATCCCCTGCCCGAGGTGTCGGGTTCGGCGTTCTTTGTCTATGCGCTGGCGTGGGGGATCAACCATCATCAGCTTGATGCCAGGACGTATCGACCGGTGGTCGAGCGGGCCTGGAAGGCGCTGGTCGGCAACATCTACGGGGATGGACGACTGGGAAGCATTCAGCCAGTGGGTGCCGCTCCTGGAGCGTTTACCGCGGCGTCGAGCTACGCCTTCGGTACAGGAGCGTTCCTGATGGCCGGATCCGAAGTCGTGAAGCTGCCACAGGCCAGGAGTGCAAAGTAA